Part of the Triticum aestivum cultivar Chinese Spring chromosome 4D, IWGSC CS RefSeq v2.1, whole genome shotgun sequence genome is shown below.
NNNNNNNNNNNNNNNNNNNNNNNNNNNNNNNNNNNNNNNNNNNNNNNNNNNNNTCTATTGTGCAATTGGCAGATCTGTGACAAGCAGAAGGCAGTTCTTCTGGCAGACATGGCACATATCAGTGGGCTAGTTGCTGCTGGTGTAATTCCGTCTCCTTTTGAGTATGCAGATGTGGTGACTACCACTACCCACAAGTCACTCCGTGGTCCACGTGGAGCCATGATCTTTTTCCGGAAGGGAGTGAAAGAAATAAACAAACAAGGGAAGGAGGTATTGCCGGAGAAATACAATAAAATGATAGTAGAGTGTTGAAGATGTTTGTTAACCTGCAGTACTCATATTACCTGCAGAATGCAAAGGCCTAACAATCTATCTTGATATAGGTTAAGTATGATTTTGAGGACAAAATCAATGCTGCTGTCTTCCCAGGTTTGCAAGGTGGACCCCATAACCATACTATTACTGGCCTGGCAGTTGCGCTTAAGCAGGTCTGCAGCACTTCTGTTCCTTAATATTCTATACATTATTTTGTATTTTATACAGTTTGTCGTTCTGATTAACTAATGCCCTGATGTGCTGTTTAAACTTCAGGCAACTACTCAGGAGTACAGAGCTTATCAAGAGCAAGTTATGAGCAACTCTGCTAGATTTGCTGAGGTATTTTGTGGTTAGAATTTGCTAGAAATATTTACCCAGGAAAACTGGACCTATGATACCTGTCAGTCACTATGACGAGTAACCTCTTTATGGTTATGTTAGTAGCAGCTTGTAGAAAATCTAATTAGGTTATATCTACCGTATATTTTGTCTCATGCCAGCATTAAGTACCAGCTTGTAGAACTTACTTCAAATTGCTTTGTTGAAGTAGGAGTACTGAGTACCAACATTAATTAATTGCAAACAGGATGTTTGGAAATGCAAATATATATTACACTAGCATGATTAATTGTACTTTACTTTTAAGGATGTCCGTATTTGATGGCAATATTCTCATTTCCAGAGCTTAACTTCAAAAGGCTACGATATTGTTTCTGGTGGGACTGATAACCATTTAGTTTTGGTGAACCTCAAGAAAAAGGTAACAGAGTACTTTATATTTTTTTTTATTCTTTCGACCAGAATGTTGCTTGATATCCATCTGACCTGAAACTTACTGTTTCTTTATACACCATAGCTAGATGTACTAATTACAGCAAAACTTAGTCATTTTAGAATATTATGACATGTCAGGACACTTATCATTCCTTTCAAATTTTATGTCTAGGGAATAGATGGTTCACGTGTGGAGAAGGTTTTAGAAAATGTGCATATTGCAGCAAACAAGAACACGGTTCCTGGTGATGTTTCAGCTATGGTACCCGGAGGCATCAGGATGGGTAAACACATATGTTCATATAATGGTTATTCTAATTTTCTTTAAACTATGTTAACAAAACCTGATTACCTGTTCCATGATCTTTTAGGAACCCCCGCACTTACATCAAGAGGATTTGTTGAGGAGGACTTCGCCAAGGTTGCTGACTTCTTCGATTCGGCAGTGAACTTGGCCTTGAAGGTTAAAGCTGCAGCAGCAGGTATTAGAAGTCATAgaacttttttcaaactttttttcTGTTGCTGTCCATAATCACACTTCCTTGTATTTGTATGCCCTTACCTACTACAATGATCATATTATTGATATTCTGTTGTTTCTCTTTCAATTTAGGTACCAAACTGAAGGACTTTGTTGCCACTTTGCAATCCGACAGCAACATCCAAGCTGAAATTGCAAAGCTTCGCCACGATGTGGAGGAATATGCGAAACAATTCCCAACAATTGGATTCGAGAAGGAGACCATGAAGTACAAGAACTAAGAACTGCTGTGTTTCAACAGCAAAGGTGTGCTCCGAGAAATAAATTATTTCTCATCCAGTCCTTAAGAAACACATAGGAGTACAATATATTGATTCAGTTGTCATCAGGAGAAGGAATCCCCTTGACCGTCTCGTTTGCTCCAGTCCTGGGTTGTTCACCGTTTTAGATCTTGGACCAAGCTTACATCTGCagtagtttttttttttgcccATCACCCTTACCTCTTTGCATAAGCACATAGACGATTAGTGCTGCTTTTCGCGTAATCACCGACATTCTGCTTTGGGTTTTTCTTGCAGGAAGCAAACAAGAAGCACAGCTGAGGACAAGTCCATGTAAACAATAGATCCATGATGAAGCGCCACCATATGTAAAAGGAATCCAAGCATTTTACAGAATATGGGAACTTTGTCGATAGTTTCTTATTGCAGGCACATACTGTAAGATGCTTCGCTGATATGCTATATGAACTGCCATCCTTCTTGGATAAACATTTACTTACACGCATTTATCCATGTGCTCTGGGGATAACACGTATGATTCGGCTTTGAGATCTTGAGCGGTTCGTGAGCTCATGTAGGAACGTTATCTTATGAAGTTCCTGCCAAATTGTGTCCCAACCACGATTCGGCAAAATCTGTCCCTTGCCGTCCAGCCCCGTTGAGCAGGCAGTGTTCAATGCGTAGAATGTCGCTATGAATATGAAAATTCTGTGTAATCCTGGGTGGGTAAGGGCGACATTTTCCAACTTATCCGAAATTTTGGTGATACCCAAGGGGATGCACCAAATGTCTGGACcttcatctatatctatatctatctatatttatacctactaataaagcaacgTGCGTTTCTTCAATTTTTTATCCGTTCACCaccgaaaatatttttttataTCCGAGGTGGTATTAAAAT
Proteins encoded:
- the LOC123096060 gene encoding serine hydroxymethyltransferase 1, mitochondrial isoform X2: MAMATALRKLSARGQPLSRLTPLYSMASLPATEERSAVTWPKQLNAPLEEVDPEIADIIELEKARQWKGLELIPSENFTSLSVMQAVGSVMTNKYSEGYPGARYYGGNEYIDMAETLCQKRALEAFNLDPEKWGVNVQPLSGSPANFHVYTALLKPHDRIMALDLPHGGHLSHGYQTDTKKISAVSIFFETMPYRLDESTGLIDYDQLEKSAVLFRPKLIVAGASAYARLYDYNRMRKICDKQKAVLLADMAHISGLVAAGVIPSPFEYADVVTTTTHKSLRGPRGAMIFFRKGVKEINKQGKEVKYDFEDKINAAVFPGLQGGPHNHTITGLAVALKQATTQEYRAYQEQVMSNSARFAESLTSKGYDIVSGGTDNHLVLVNLKKKGIDGSRVEKVLENVHIAANKNTVPGDVSAMVPGGIRMGTPALTSRGFVEEDFAKVADFFDSAVNLALKVKAAAAGTKLKDFVATLQSDSNIQAEIAKLRHDVEEYAKQFPTIGFEKETMKYKN